The nucleotide window agagatgtagatgagtttgtttcttcatcagatttggagaaatgtagcattgcatcacttgctctgcagtgaatgggtgccgtcagaatgagagtccatcagtgaacatctggagaagacaaaagctgaaacacatccagcattaagacgtttttaacttcaaaccattactTCCTGCTAAAATACAacttcataatccataataaggctttgtccagtgaaaaagtccttcTCCTGTGATCTGTCATATCAAAATCCAGCCACAGATTTGTTTTCGAGCCGTTTTGGCTTGTagacggtgcttgatctgtgcatatatgTCTTCTGATTCACACCAGAATGCTTTATGGAGGaaacgttattatggattatgaattaGCATTTTGGCTAGAAGTGATGGTTTGATTTAAAACGTCTTGATGGAtgtgtttcagcttttgtcttctccagatgttcactgatggactggagtgctgtggattattgtgatgtttttatcagactctcattctgacggcacccattcactgtagagacactgatgcaatgctacatttctccaaatctgatgaagacacaaactcatccacatcatGTGTGACCTGAAAATGAGCACATTTctagcaaatatttatttttggactaAGCTAATCCTTTGATCTATTTGTGTCCACATGAACAACGGAAAGTCCTTTTGTGAAATCTAGTTTAATCATTTCTTGTCACTAAGGAAATTTGTGGTCAGATAATGCAAGTGTTTGTTCCTTTTTGGTGCATTTAATTCCTTGACTTTAGAAAGGCTGTAATTTGGATCTCCGCATCAGTGTTTGTTGTGTTTCTCCCAGTCTGTAATGTTCCACTTTTAGAGCTTCGAAAGAAGCGAACGGAAATGGTGCATAGCAAATGCATCTGTGCATAAACATTGAAGCCATGAAAGTTTAATTGAATGAGCAGCATGCTGTACTAATGGATCATGTTCTGTGTGGCTGAGCATAAAAAACATTAGTGTGACCTAGCTTGAGGATGCACAGAGCATTACATTTACATGGAAAAAAATTCCAAAGCGTTatgcacattttatatatatatatatatataaacaaatcaaaaaagttacattcaaaatgtaaaaattataaattcGTTCCTATAAGCACAAAAATTTTGATGttaactagggccgggactcgattaaaaaaattaatctaattaattagaggctttgtaattaattaatcgaaattaatcgcattttaatcgcatataaatatttgacctgagaacagtgagaagtaattttttttcacatggatttatagtataccattgaataatgactgaatacataagcttaagcaacaaaatattgtttatttttgttcaaccaagtctagcagaccagtgcaatttttgccatgaagtgtagcaatagcatatttagaaacaatttagaaatagtacatttcagaaattcaggaagcttataggtgctggaaccttctgtaaagtgttttttttaagtaaaacacaatactgtcaattacattcagaacattggaaacactgactattagaaaacatctctctgttgcttcagaggccatagtgtaaagtccacgctagctgctatatgttttgcgtttaggtgatacttgaggctcgatgtgctgctgcagtgatatgcgaatgctagttggtgcttcagtataatcggtcccgccgaaacccatccagtgagaaacgttccacggtgcaaaaataagttattaaaaacgcgggaattttttttctgtaattaattaatcttagttaacgcgttattttttgtgtaattaattaatctcaattaacgcgttaaagtcccggccctaatattaaCAGTAAGAAAGCACAATTTACTTGTAACCACataaataaaccaaataataAGAAACAGATATTTTATCTGTAATTATTTAAAGATTACAAGATGTTTCATTATAATACATATTCATTGATACAATTAAACAGAGTTTTCCCTTACCTTAACATACAATATTCTGAGCAAAAGAAGATAAATATTTTATGCGGCATTAAAATTATACGTTTATAactataaaaaactaaataaaaaaggcCATTGCTAGTGCAATATTCTGCTGTGCTACAGCAAGTCTAGgtattttatttagtaaaacAGTTTTTCAGTATGCATGTTCTGTGACATGCTCAGAGTTGATAAATCCCATCGGACACTTTTGCATTTCCTCCCCTTCTGTTGCCATAATCCCGCCGGCTGAAAGAGAAACCAATGTAGGTCAGGAAGAGCCTGATGCGGTTGCAGCTGCTGTCCTGTATCTGAAGACTTAGCCTCGCTCTGTATCTCTATCCACACTTCACTGAGCTGATTACACAGGATATCCGTCCCCTATAGCCAGAGAGGCTCTGTGTCCACCTGTGACTTCCAGAGCATTGCAGGTGTGATTTGCTCAGTTTAACCTGCTGTGTCTCATATTCCTCTTCTCTTGGATCTTCAGGTGAAGCATGATCCTGTGACACAGACTGAAGGAGCTCACGCTGCAGGAGATGCTGGCGCTGGAAATGCGGCCTGCTCACAGGTGAGCACCGGATCTATTTGCAATCATCTTTTACTAAATTAGACTCATTTTGTTGATGGTCTCATGAACAGAAGTGTCCTCCGGTGGCCCTTTTTTTTCTGCCAGTGGGTGCCAAGGATTCAGGCCCTTTTTTAAAAGCTCTTTCAGTCCGTGCCAAGAGCTTTGGTGTGCTCTGAATAATAATGATTTGAATGCAGATGCTAATGGTTTTATTGTTCATCATAAAGCCCTAGTTAGACTTTGAAATTCTAAGCAGAAACAGCAGGGGTTTTGTGCTCCATACTGTTTCACTCGCATTAATGCCGCATGGTATTTTTCGGACAGATGGTGCGAGCGGTATGTCGCTGGATTAGGTGCAGGGATCGAGTCTGACACACGAGCCATACATTGTTCACTAAGCAAAGAGACTTGCCCCCATTTTTGTGTTTGCAAAgtgtattttatgcattttttttcgtaagtaattaaaatacaaaatcagTAAAACACTGCttaatatacaatattttaagttaaaaaaaaattgcatttcagtataaatgtatacatttataaatataatttaaacagttacatttataaatgttatttacctttagaaatttatttttacacttttaaatacattttttaaatgtacatttatttatgttgtatttctatttaaataacaATACGAATATTCACATATTTACCTATGCATGGTCCCTGCATTCAAAACATTGTATTGTGGACAAACGTAcggtgtaaaatatatatataatgctattGATGATTAAAAGGtctttttattataatacaaattCAGTGATATTATAAAACACGATGCATTCACTTACCTTTATCATACAAttttcaaagaaaacaatagtaattataaacaaaataatatttttataaataaatacataatatataaatatatttatttagtcatttttgcatatttacctATTGATTTTTTGTATGGTGTATAATTGAAAAGGCTTTTGATTAGGAGCCCttcttgtttcttgtttattAAGAACATTGTTGGAATCTGCCTTATATGTTTTCGTCTGCCAGGGCTCAAGTTCTCGCGTCGATCATGACGCCGCCAGTGAGATGAGCAGTGCAGGAAGTTACTCCGTTCCACGCCGACTGACCAGTCACTTGGgcactaaggttaactaatgctAGATTCTCAATGCAAAAATGACTTGAAAGCATCATGCATCATGCATCACTTTAATCAAGTCTGCATATGCTCAGGTGGAAATGGTGTACTCGCTGCTGTCCATGCTGGGCACCCATGATAAAGACGACATGTCTCGCACGCTCCTGGCCATGTCCAGCTCTCAGGACAGCTGCATCGCCATGCGTCAATCCGGCTGTCTGCCGCTGCTCATCCAGCTCCTCCACGGCAATGACAAGGACTCGGTGTTGCTTGGAAATTCCCGCGGCAGTAAAGAGGCCCGGGCGAGGGCCAGCGCCGCCCTGCATAACATTATCCACTCGCAGCCCGATGACAAGCGCGGCCGGCGGGAGATCCGGGTGCTCCACCTGCTGGAGCAGATCAGGGCTTACTGCGAAACCTGCTGGGAGTGGCAGGAAAGCCATGAGCGCGGCGTGGACCAGGACAAGAACCCAAGTGAGACTCAATATATCTGGCAATGATGCATGTTTGGTGTCAGGAATAGCGCAGGGGGATGTGACATGGTATCCTTGCGTTATCATTATTTTTAGTTGTAGTTACTGTGTGGATTAATAGAAGTGTTTCTCATCCTTGTCTTGGTTTCAAAATTCACTGACAGTATTTTAAATGGAAcattttttgtatacattttttaaaactgaatttagTGTAAATGTATAGTCAAATATGTGTTcttttaatttcagcatttattgtgCACATTTAGCTgtcattaaaatacatataatattattaatatattgaaatatctttttatattttaaatatatactttatatagtttttagattttatgtttgtttttatgtgcttttatcatgtaatatatctttttagctttcatttatttttaatatagtgaattttatgttttatatttgcagttttagttttatgaattttatgtgcttttgtcactttattacagatttttttactagttaatatttattatttatttacatagatatttaaataatattttgatttgttttagcatttttagtacttaaatgtatttcagttagtggcattttttttgtttaacatttttaagctattgttttgcatgtaatattttgttttattctatttcagcattatttcagataacatgatatttaaaaatgatatttcagttttagtctaTGGTAATTTTTAGTACATAACAactctgttatatatatatatatatatatatatatatatatatatatatatatatatatatatatatatatatatatatatatatatatatatatatatatatattaacataaattagGCAGTGAATCTGATGCATCTGCATTAGTCATTTAAAGGTCAACCACAGTAATATACTGGCCTGTATGTCTCTAATATACTACTGTAGTAAATGAAATGCTATGcttttttattctatttcatatactactaacatttttatttatttataaatgtgattCACACAAAATGCTCTAATGGGAAGGAGCTAAATGGATCAGTGGGTTGATGCATAATTAATGTATGTGGAGCTGTACAACCTCATTAACATACGTTTGCCTTCACTGCAGTGCCTTCACCAGTCGAGCATCAGATTTGCCCAGCGGTTTGTGTTCTCATGAAACTTTCCTTCGATGAAGAGCACAGGCATGCAATGAATGAGCTTGGTAGGTTTTCCAAAATTATAAATGAAACTTCTGTTTGTTCTTGTAAGACATTGAAAAACCTAAACTGTAAATCTCATTGGCTGAATatttcaatgctttgtttatgcaGGTGGTCTTCAGGCGATTGGGGAGCTGCTCCAGGTAGACTGTGAGATTTACGGTCTTACCAATGATCACTACAGTGTTACACTAAGACGATATGCTGGTATGGCTTTAACTAATCTAACCTTTGGAGATGTAGCCAACAAGGTTTGTTATTTCTCTTATCATTGTCTCTCATCATTGCCATGTAGtgtttattattgcatttaattactttctggttTTGCCCGCAGGCTACACTTTGCTCAATGAAAGGTTGCATGAGAGCCATGGTAGCTCAACTAAAGTCAGAGAGTGAGGACCTACAACAGGTATAATTGTTTGAAATTCATGtcataatttgaatatttaaataattattaaaagcaTACTATATGCATAGCCATGCATGCCACCAAAAGGAAACACATTCATCTTAAGTTATTGTACTAAGAATCTCTAAACTGCTTTAGGTTATTGCCAGTGTTCTGAGGAACCTCTCGTGGCGAGCTGATGTGAACAGTAAGAAGATCTTGCGAGAAGTTGGCAGTGTTAGAGCCCTGATGGAGTGTGCCTTAGAAGTTCAGAAGGTGAGGAGTCTCTGAAACTCTTGAATAATTTCTGCATGACTGCAAACAAACCGTTCAGTCACTAAGGAAATTGTCTTTTTATCTTACAGGAATCCACATTAAAGAGTGTCTTGAGCGCCCTTTGGAACTTATCAGCACATTGCACTGAAAACAAAGCTGATATCTGTACTGTTCCTGGAGCTTTGGCATTTTTAGTGAGCACTCTAACATACAGAAGCCAAACCAACACCCTTGCCATAATAGAAAGTGGTGGTGGCATCTTGAGAAACGTGTCAAGCCTAATTGCCACAAATGAAGAGCACAGGTAGAGTATGCTTTAATAAAGCTGCATACGCTCACAAATTTTGAATATGTCCACATAGCAGCAaatgttttcctctttttttgtttatttcaggcAAATATTAAGGGAAAACAGCTGTCTTCAGACTCTACTTCAGCACCTTAAATCACACAGTCTGACGATAGTGAGCAATGCCTGTGGGACGCTGTGGAACCTTTCTGCTCGGAATGCAAAAGATCAAGAGGCATTATGGGATATGGGTGCAGTCAGCATGCTGAAGAACCTCATTCACTCCAAGCACAAGATGATAGCTATGGGAAGTGCTGCTGCTTTGAGAAACCTCATGGCGAATCGGCCTGCCAAGTATAAGGATGCCAACATCATGTCTCCTGGATCCAGTCTACCGTCCCTGCATGTAAGAAAACAGAAAGCACTTATCGAAGAACTAGATGCACAGCACCTCTCTGAAACCTTCGATAACATTGACAACCTGAGCCCGAAAGCCTCCCATCGGCCCAAGCCAAGGCATAAGCATAACGTCTACGGCGATTATGATGGTGTCTGTCGATCAGATGGCTATAACCCCAATGGAGTTGGAGTTCGATCACCTTATATGAACACCCCAGTGCTCTCAAGCCCATCATCCCGAGAGAACAGAGGAAATGGAGAAAGCGTCCGAGCTGAGAGGGACCGAAGTCAAGATCGAGAGCGAAGGGGTTTCCATTCCGATGCGGAGGCTGCCAAGCGAATGGTGCAGATTCCCACGACTGCAGCTCAAATTGCGGTAGTTATGGAGGAAGTGCAGAGCATGCACTTAAGTATGGATGAGAGAACCGCAGGATCTACAACAGACCCTCATGTTGTGCAAGACGACATGATCCGACGCCAAACTGCTGTTCATGGTCACCAAAATATGTACAGCTACAGCAAAACTGACCCTTCGGGCAGACCGTGCCCAATGCCTAAAATGGAGTACAGAGCTTCTAATGACAGTCTGAATAGTGTCAACAGCACTGATGGCTATGGAAAGAGAGGTCAGATGAAACCCTCAGTGGATTCCTATTCAGAAGATGATGAAGGCAAATGCTGTGTCTACAGAAAATATCCTGCGGATCTTGCCCATAAAATACACAATGCGAATCACATGGAAGATGACAATGGAGATCTGGATACACCTATTAACTACAGTTTGAAGTATTCTGATGAACAGCTCAACTCTGGTCGACAAAGCCCGAGCCAGAATGAAAGGTGGGCAAGGCCTAAGCTCCTTGATGATGAAATGAAGCGGCCAGATCAGAAACCACCGAGATCACAAAGCCCAGGATACCCCATGTACACTGAAACCAGCAATGAAGGAGAAGATAAGCTAAAAAAGTACCAGCCCAGGTTTGTTCAACAGGACCTGCCTGGATTTAGGTCAAGGGGCTCAAATGAACAAATTGGGTCAAGTCATGGACTTAACAAAAAGATCTCTCAGACTATCTGCACTGTTGATGATTATGCCGACGACAAACCAACAAACTACAGTGAGCGTTATTCAGAAGAAGAGCAGCTGGATGAGCAAACTCCAAACTACAGTATGAAATACAGTGAGGATCATCATGTAGAACAGCCTATTGATTACAGTTTGAAGTACTCTGATGCTTCCTCCAAGAAGACCATGTTTAGTCATTCAAAGCCACCTTCCTCCCAAGGTTCTGCCAATGACCATTTAAGCCAAGCCAGTTCCTCCTCTGTGGCATCTTTAAAGAACCAGAGTAGGCAAAAGCAGCTCCATCCTTCGTCTGCTCAAAACAGAGCAGGACCAACAAGAGCAGTTCAGAAGAATCCAGCATGCAAGGCTCCCACGATAAATCAAGAAACATTACAGACATATTGTGTGGAGGACACGCCCATTTGTTTCTCACGTGGTAGCTCTTTATCATCATTGTCCTCCGAGGAAGATGAAATGGAGAGCTGCAAACGGAATGTCAACTCAGCCAATAGCTATCCAACTTTACCTATATCAGAAAAAGAATCCACTAGTAACATTGCATCAGACCAGCGCACATCTGAGAGCCAAGGGTCAGGCCATTATGTTCGCATCAAGCCTCCACGACATCACTTGGGACATGGAGATGCTTCCAGGCATCACAAAACAGTGGAATTTTCATCAGGTGCCAAGTCACCATCCAAAAGTGGTGCCCAGACACCCAAAAGTCCccctgaacattatttacaagaGACTCCACTCATGTTCAGCAGATGCACGTCTGTCAGCTCCCTTGACAGTTTTGAGAGTCATTCCATTGCAAGTTCTGTGCAGAGTGAGCCATGCAGTGGGATGGTAAGTGGGATTATCAGTCCGAGTGATCTGCCTGATAGCCCAGGACAAACAATGCCACCAAGTCGCAGCAAGACACCACCACCTCCACCACCACGAACCACATCAGTGAAACAAAAAGTTACTGTGCCACCCCATTCTGAAAAACGTGATTTGGCTCCAAGACATGCAGTTGTAAGTGCTGCTGTACAGAAAGTGCAGGTTTTACCAGATAATGATACTCTTTTACATTTTGCCACAGAAAGCACTCCAGATGGCTTCTCTTGTGCTTCGAGTCTTAGTGCACTAAGTTTAGATGAGCCCTTTATTCAGAAAGATGTTGAGCTGAAGATAATGCCCCCAGTTCATGAGGATGACCAGTCCAATGAAACAGAGCTTGAGAAAGAAGACATTCAAGAACCCAAGGTTCAAGAGAAACCACCGTCAACAACTGAACCTAGAAAAGACATCTTGGATgattctgatgatgatgatgacatagAGATTCTAGAGGCTTGTATTAATTCAGCGATGCCAACAAAATCATCAAGAAAACCGAAAAAGCAATCAGACTCAAGCACCTCTAGAATACCCCCACCCGTGGCTCGTAAGCCAAGTCAGCTCCCGGTTTATAAATTGTTGCCACCCCAAAACCGTGGACAGCAGCAGAAGAATATTCCCCTCACACACTGTGAGGACATGCCCCGGGTGTACTGTGTGGAGGGAACACCCATTAACTTTTCCACAGCAACGTCTCTCAGTGACCTCACAATTGATTCACCCCCTAATGAGTTGGTGGGTATTGAAAGTTCAGCTCACCTTGCAGAAACATCTGGTCAAAGACGAGACACTCTGCCAGAGGGGAAAAGTGCAGAGGCTAAAGATACAGGTTTATCACCTACCATGCAGTCTGCCCTGGCTGAGAATGAAGGGGATGATATTCTTGCAGAGTGTATCAATTCGGCAATGCCCAAAAGCAAAATACACAAGCCATTTAGAGTGCAGAAGATGCCTGAACAGGCCCAGCATCCATCTACCCCCACTGGCAACCTAGTTCAGCAAGACTTGGAAAAGAAAAAGCCAACTTCTCCTGTAAAACCTATGCCACAAAGCAGTGAGTACAGAGCAAGGATGCTCAAACGGCCAGAGGCTCCTAATAGCTTGCCAGAAGCAGCATCATATCCagataaaaacaaagaaacagaaaagcaAGAGCCCAAAATCGTCACAAGAGAGTTTGCTGATAAGCCTGCTAATCCCGAGGTGAGAACACGTCCTGGGTTTGCCTTTGATTCTCCGCATCATTATACACCAATTGAGGGCACACCTTATTGCTTCTCTCGCAATGATTCACTGAGTTCACTTGACTTTGAGGATGATGATCTTGACTTGTCTAAAGAAAAAGCTGAACTGCGAAAAGATAAAGAGCAAAGAAAAGTTCCCCCTTTGAAGTGCAGTGTAGAACAACCAGTAAACACCAATAGAGTAGCAGCATTTCAGACAGCTCCAATAAAACCCCTTCAAAAACCAGGTTTTCCACAAGCACCCAAAGAAAATACAGCTGCAGTGTGCGATGAAAAGCAGAAGTTTTCCATTGAAGACACACCTGTATGTTTTTCAAGAAACTCATCCCTTAGCTCATTAAGTGACATTGaccaagaaaacaacaacaaagattgCTCACACAAAGATGATGCAACTCAGATTGAAGTGCCCAGGCCACAAGCTTCTGGTTATGCACCAAAGGCCTTTCATGTTGAGGACACACCTGTTTGCTTCTCTAGAAATAGCTCCCTTAGCTCTCTCAGTATTGATTCTGAAGATGACCTTCTCCAAGAATGCATCAGTTCTGCGATgccaaagaaaaagaaacagcCACCAAGAAGTAAGACTGAAGAAACTGGGGTTAAGGAAGAAAAGAGCATATTGGCTGATGGTATTTTAGCAGAGGAACCAGATCTTATATTAGACCTCACAGACACACATAGCCCTGTTTCAGAGCAAGCCTTATCACCAGACTCTGAATCATTTGATTGGAAAGCCATTCAAGAGGGTGCCAATTCTATAGTTAGCAGTCTTCATCAGGCTGCAGCGAGTCTCTCAAGACAAGGTTCCTCTGATTCAGACTCTATTCTGTCTCTCAAATCAGGCATTTCCATTGGATCCCCCTTCCATCTTTCTTTAAATCAGGAGGACAATAAGCCTGCTACGAATAAAGGGCCAAGAATACTAAAACCTGGTGAGAAAAGCACTTTAGAGTCCaaaaagaaagaggaagaaaCTAAGAGCCTGAAAGGAGGAAAGAAAGTATATAAAAGTCTAATAACAGGAAAGCCTCGACCCAGTCTTGAAAGCATGTCCTCTCAGCACAGACAAGCTCAAGCTCCTGTGATCTCCAGAGGGAGGACAATGATTCATGTACCTGGTGTGAGAAGCAGCTCTCCTAGCACCAGTCCAGTACCGAAAAAGCCCCCTCCACGTGGCCAAATGTCAAAACCACCATCCCAAGCACCTGGTCCTGGAAACTCTCCAAGAACCATGAAAATCCCAGCAAGTTCTGAACCTAGTCCTGCCAGGGATGCAGCATCTCAAGGAGGGTCAAGTAAAGGTTCCTCTCGATCTG belongs to Carassius gibelio isolate Cgi1373 ecotype wild population from Czech Republic chromosome B10, carGib1.2-hapl.c, whole genome shotgun sequence and includes:
- the LOC127966239 gene encoding adenomatous polyposis coli protein isoform X1; this encodes MAAASYDQLLKQVEALKMENSNLRQELEDNSNHLNKLETEASNMKEVLKQLQGSIEEDSVDSQGQIDFLERIKEMSLDPSSFSGVKLRSKTSLQGSGSTHSADSSPSPSPMSSFPRRGATGGGRDSAGYLEELEKERSLLMAELEKEEKEKDWYYAQLQNLTKRIDSLPLTENFSLQTDMTRRQLEYEARQIRAAMEEQLGSCQDMEKRAQGRVARIQQIEKDMLRIRTRLQAQPADAEVKHDPVTQTEGAHAAGDAGAGNAACSQGSSSRVDHDAASEMSSAGSYSVPRRLTSHLGTKVEMVYSLLSMLGTHDKDDMSRTLLAMSSSQDSCIAMRQSGCLPLLIQLLHGNDKDSVLLGNSRGSKEARARASAALHNIIHSQPDDKRGRREIRVLHLLEQIRAYCETCWEWQESHERGVDQDKNPMPSPVEHQICPAVCVLMKLSFDEEHRHAMNELGGLQAIGELLQVDCEIYGLTNDHYSVTLRRYAGMALTNLTFGDVANKATLCSMKGCMRAMVAQLKSESEDLQQVIASVLRNLSWRADVNSKKILREVGSVRALMECALEVQKESTLKSVLSALWNLSAHCTENKADICTVPGALAFLVSTLTYRSQTNTLAIIESGGGILRNVSSLIATNEEHRQILRENSCLQTLLQHLKSHSLTIVSNACGTLWNLSARNAKDQEALWDMGAVSMLKNLIHSKHKMIAMGSAAALRNLMANRPAKYKDANIMSPGSSLPSLHVRKQKALIEELDAQHLSETFDNIDNLSPKASHRPKPRHKHNVYGDYDGVCRSDGYNPNGVGVRSPYMNTPVLSSPSSRENRGNGESVRAERDRSQDRERRGFHSDAEAAKRMVQIPTTAAQIAVVMEEVQSMHLSMDERTAGSTTDPHVVQDDMIRRQTAVHGHQNMYSYSKTDPSGRPCPMPKMEYRASNDSLNSVNSTDGYGKRGQMKPSVDSYSEDDEGKCCVYRKYPADLAHKIHNANHMEDDNGDLDTPINYSLKYSDEQLNSGRQSPSQNERWARPKLLDDEMKRPDQKPPRSQSPGYPMYTETSNEGEDKLKKYQPRFVQQDLPGFRSRGSNEQIGSSHGLNKKISQTICTVDDYADDKPTNYSERYSEEEQLDEQTPNYSMKYSEDHHVEQPIDYSLKYSDASSKKTMFSHSKPPSSQGSANDHLSQASSSSVASLKNQSRQKQLHPSSAQNRAGPTRAVQKNPACKAPTINQETLQTYCVEDTPICFSRGSSLSSLSSEEDEMESCKRNVNSANSYPTLPISEKESTSNIASDQRTSESQGSGHYVRIKPPRHHLGHGDASRHHKTVEFSSGAKSPSKSGAQTPKSPPEHYLQETPLMFSRCTSVSSLDSFESHSIASSVQSEPCSGMVSGIISPSDLPDSPGQTMPPSRSKTPPPPPPRTTSVKQKVTVPPHSEKRDLAPRHAVVSAAVQKVQVLPDNDTLLHFATESTPDGFSCASSLSALSLDEPFIQKDVELKIMPPVHEDDQSNETELEKEDIQEPKVQEKPPSTTEPRKDILDDSDDDDDIEILEACINSAMPTKSSRKPKKQSDSSTSRIPPPVARKPSQLPVYKLLPPQNRGQQQKNIPLTHCEDMPRVYCVEGTPINFSTATSLSDLTIDSPPNELVGIESSAHLAETSGQRRDTLPEGKSAEAKDTGLSPTMQSALAENEGDDILAECINSAMPKSKIHKPFRVQKMPEQAQHPSTPTGNLVQQDLEKKKPTSPVKPMPQSSEYRARMLKRPEAPNSLPEAASYPDKNKETEKQEPKIVTREFADKPANPEVRTRPGFAFDSPHHYTPIEGTPYCFSRNDSLSSLDFEDDDLDLSKEKAELRKDKEQRKVPPLKCSVEQPVNTNRVAAFQTAPIKPLQKPGFPQAPKENTAAVCDEKQKFSIEDTPVCFSRNSSLSSLSDIDQENNNKDCSHKDDATQIEVPRPQASGYAPKAFHVEDTPVCFSRNSSLSSLSIDSEDDLLQECISSAMPKKKKQPPRSKTEETGVKEEKSILADGILAEEPDLILDLTDTHSPVSEQALSPDSESFDWKAIQEGANSIVSSLHQAAASLSRQGSSDSDSILSLKSGISIGSPFHLSLNQEDNKPATNKGPRILKPGEKSTLESKKKEEETKSLKGGKKVYKSLITGKPRPSLESMSSQHRQAQAPVISRGRTMIHVPGVRSSSPSTSPVPKKPPPRGQMSKPPSQAPGPGNSPRTMKIPASSEPSPARDAASQGGSSKGSSRSGSRDSTPSRPVQQSLTRPMQSPGRASVSPGRSGLSPSNKLSQLPRTASPSSASTKSSGSGRMTYTSPGRQLGQQTPTKQSGLHRSASGIPRSESASKSLSQCGASGPPKKAELSRMSSTKSSGSESDRSEKPGLVRQSTFIKEAPSPTLKRKLEESASFESLSPSSTSQSQTPVSSPSLTDMSLSLPCQGNGWRKSPHGQNTAENGDSKSLRRHDISRSHSESPSRLPINRTGTWKREHSKHSSSLPRVGTWKRTGSSSSILSASSESSEKGRSEDERQPANPPQKSGKEGGLERKGTWRKMKESESSYAPSMTLDLPDPTGDAAHSLGAAMSKKEDVWVRIEDCPINNPRSSKSPTANTPPVIDSQSSKGLPCDRDSSEPNSKQPLASENTAIGHLGSETNLNLLRSSESLDKKVVDIKPAPSNPNTGTEVHEFPVAERTPFSSTNSSKHSSPSGAVAARVSPFNYTPSPRKSSADSTTPRPSQIPTPITSNAKKRDTKGDTTESGSYIVTSV